A single genomic interval of Scatophagus argus isolate fScaArg1 chromosome 22, fScaArg1.pri, whole genome shotgun sequence harbors:
- the LOC124053725 gene encoding fish-egg lectin-like, whose product MKAAFLLLLCYLATGCAWRCDEGPRLYNAVQIDAGQGKVIVRDTNGFVYFLLGRSWYRMTTLRFKHSSIGPAGLWATSTANRVYKFVSGNFLLANGLSLQQVDAGGDGQLVGVSTSSQAYCLRNTIASPFSGAGTLSWTALSRVMKYISCSPDKGCWGIDTSDRIYFTQRMIPNTCQVSGWVLVSGAAIMVEVGTDGNVFVVNKSGQVYQRVGISSRYPQGTSWSLISMCTTIRHVSYDLRTLWVISNSGLILKCTH is encoded by the exons ATGAAAGCAGcctttttgctgttgctgtgttacTTGGCCACTGGTTGTG cCTGGCGCTGTGATGAGGGTCCACGGCTGTATAACGCGGTGCAGATTGATGCTGGGCAGGGAAAAGTCATTGTAAGAGACACAAACGGCTTTGTGTACTTCCTGCTGGGGAGGTCTTGGTACAGAATGACCACCCTAAGATTCAAGCATTCCTCGATTGGACCTGCAGGACTTTGGGCAACAAGCACTGCAAACAGGGTCTACAAGTTTGTATCTGGAAACTTTCTGCTAGCCAAtg gtctgtctctgcagcaggtGGATGCTGGAGGTGATGGTCAACTTGTAGGAGTTAGTACTTCCTCCCAAGCCTACTGTCTGAGAAACACCATCGCCTCACCCTTCAGTGGAGCAGGCACCCTCAGCTGGACTGCTCTGTCAAGGGTTATGAAGTACATCAGCTGCAGCCCAGACAAAGGATGCTGGGGAATTGACACAAGTGATCGCATCTACTTCACACAG AGAATGATACCAAACACCTGCCAAGTTAGTGGCTGGGTACTAGTTTCTGGGGCTGCGATAATGGTTGAAGTGGGAACTGATGGAAACGTTTTTGTGGTGAATAAGTCTGGCCAGGTGTACCAAAG AGTGGGCATCTCCAGTCGTTACCCACAAGGCACAAGTTGGTCCTTGATCTCAATGTGTACAACAATCCGCCATGTGTCCTATGACCTGCGCACCCTTTGGGTGATCTCTAACTCCGGTTTGATCTTGAAGTGCACACACTGA